The Fodinibius salicampi DNA window CTGAATATTGTTAGGAATGATATAGGTTAAATACATTTTATACCTAATACGTTTCCCAGTCGGAAAGTGTTACAGAGAGGCAAAGCTATTTTTGAAGAATAATCGAAATTTGAGCCCCCTTCTGGACACCCAGCATTTTTTGAGCATCCCCCTTATTGATTCCCACTTCCAGCATGCCGGCACTTCCTATGTACGCCACAGGTTCTCCTTCGGTTACAGCGCCAAAAGTGGTGTTAATTTCATTCAAAATAACATTACCAACATATATCTTAACGTCTTTACCAGCAAGAACTTCATCAATAAGGTCAGCCGAAATATTTGTAACCAGATTACCGAACTTATCAATATGGATGATGGTTCCCTCCAAACCGTCCTTATCGGCAATAGGCTGCATCCAACGATAGCTGATTAGTTCATCCAGCGGCTCCCCCAGCTCTTCCAGAGTCACACCCCGGCTTAAATGCGCGGCAGCCGGAGCAAAAACATCGCGCCCGTGAAAGGTATTAGACCGGCTTTCACGTAAATACTCTTTCTTATTGAGTTTAACTGCGCTATAGGATCGATCGGTTGTCAATAGCGAAAAAATACCGTTATCCGGGCCCACAAAATACTGATCCTCGATCTTCAAAGCTACAGCATTGCGATCGGTTCCCACCCCTGGATCAATAACGACGGTATGCACTGTGCCGGAGGGAAAAAGCATCGCCGAATTTTTAAGCACCCATGACCCAGCCATAATATCCTGGGATGGAATATCGTGGGAGACATCCACCAAGCGTGCTTCGGGAGCGATACCCAGCATTACAGCCTTCATCGCACTTACGTAATAATCCTGCAGACCGAAGTCTGTCGTAAGAGTAATTACATTACGCATAAGTGTTCAGCATCACCGGCATCACCAGCATGAGCATTTGCTCATTTTCCTCTTCTCC harbors:
- a CDS encoding SAM hydrolase/SAM-dependent halogenase family protein, whose translation is MRNVITLTTDFGLQDYYVSAMKAVMLGIAPEARLVDVSHDIPSQDIMAGSWVLKNSAMLFPSGTVHTVVIDPGVGTDRNAVALKIEDQYFVGPDNGIFSLLTTDRSYSAVKLNKKEYLRESRSNTFHGRDVFAPAAAHLSRGVTLEELGEPLDELISYRWMQPIADKDGLEGTIIHIDKFGNLVTNISADLIDEVLAGKDVKIYVGNVILNEINTTFGAVTEGEPVAYIGSAGMLEVGINKGDAQKMLGVQKGAQISIILQK